One Drechmeria coniospora strain ARSEF 6962 chromosome 01, whole genome shotgun sequence genomic region harbors:
- a CDS encoding Dol-P-Glc:GlcManGlcNAc-PP-Dol alpha-1,2-glucosyltransferase, which translates to MTVNEASSEVPRARLGQFGSNYWAICAIPVFFLSLLAMVHKHTVMSNKWVVPLTAFSTSACLLWLGAVERAVPEPYLDEVFHIPQAQKYCQGKYREWDDKITTPPGLYLLSVTLQQIASRVYGSFECDANSLRAFNVAALFTLVYLALLCRREIEERMQEKRSSTRGRLLSGYALHTALNIGLFPLLFFFSGLYYTDVVSTAVVVGAFLNHLKRMEHDGSSIPSDFITVGLGVVSLFMRQTNVFWTVVFMGGLEAVHAVKTLKPRGVDQPQMTTLWERCKFFCWRYSVGDVHDLPLDRAWPDDVLFTAVSLIIAAICNPVRVARQVWPYGTVLASFVSFVMWNGGVVLGDKSNHVATIHLAQLLYIWPFFAFFSLPLLLPYALSLVNILWSAASPTASQSKKAPARDEQTLERRTSKQQGSSKGLEPTDAKPDQLAARTLFHNASTPLRFSKSAKYFAWILSLLGTIALSGVVVRYNTIIHPFTLADNRHYMFYVFRYTIRRGKWVRYLLIVPYTVSRCMIWGTLAGSSGWMAEACNSTLAHHTPSSGHTLQGSCGDKKEQKESSIPRGSVDQGLKEELSVSPLQHSSEPASTSTGLILLLATALSLVSAPLVEPRYFIVPWVMWRLLVPAWQPQDQGIYRKLSEATKASSVPGRLAEQCKHHDLRLVLETLWFVAINLVTCYIFVAKPYIWRAEDWTILDDGRLQRFMW; encoded by the exons atgACGGTCAACGAGGCGTCATCTGAGGTGCCGCGGGCGAGGCTCGGCCAGTTTGGATCCAACTACTGGGCGATATGCGCCATCCCTGTCTTCTTTCTCTCTCTCTTGGCAATGGTTCACAAGCATACGGTGATGTCGAACAAGTGGGTCGTTCCGCTCACAGCATTCTCGACATCTGCCTGCCTTCTTTGGCTTGGAGCAGTTGAACGAGCCGTGCCGGAGCCATATCTC GACGAAGTTTTTCACATCCCGCAGGCGCAAAAGTATTGCCAAGGAAAGTATCGTGAATGGGATGATAAGATTACGACTCCTCCGGGGCT ATATCTCTTGTCCGTGACACTGCAGCAAATAGCTAGCCGTGTGTACGGATCATTCGAATGTGACGCCAACAGCCTCCGTGCTTTcaacgtcgccgccttgTTCACTTTGGTATACCTGGCTCTGCTCTGTCGTCGTGAGATTGAGGAGCGAATGCAGGAGAAGCGCTCTTCGACCCGAGGCAGGCTCCTTTCAGGCTACGCGTTGCATACCGCCCTTAACATCGGCCTATTCCCCCTGCTGTTCTTCTTCTCGGGCCTTTACTACACCGACGTTGTGtccaccgccgtcgtggtcGGAGCATTCCTGAACCATCTGAAGCGTATGGAACATGATGGAAGCTCCATTCCCAGCGATTTCATCACTGTCGGTCTAGGGGTCGTGTCCCTTTTCATGCGGCAAACGAATGTGTTTTGGACCGTCGTGTTCATGGGCGGCCTCGAAGCCGTGCATGCTGTGAAAACGCTTAAGCCTCGAGGCGTTGATCAGCCACAGATGACGACCTTGTGGGAGCGTTGCAAATTCTTTTGCTGGAGGTACTCGGTTGGAGATGTTCATGACCTACCGCTGGATCGAGCCTGGCCGGACG ACGTGCTTTTCACCGCCGTCAGTCTGATCATCGCGGCCATCTGCAACCCTGTCCGCGTCGCACGACAGGTGTGGCCCTACGGGACGGTGCTGGCCTCGTTTGTCTCGTTTGTGATGTGGAACGGAGGCGTCGTTCTCGGCGACAAGTCGAACCATGTCGCCACCATTCACCTAGCTCAGCTGCTCTACATCTGGCCATTTTTCGCCTTTTTTTCTCTGCCACTACTGTTGCCATATGCGCTCTCGCTGGTGAATATCCTCTGGAGTGCGGCATCGCCAACGGCATCGCAGTCTAAGAAAGCACCAGCCCGTGACGAGCAAACTTTGGAACGTCGAACATCGAAGCAACAGGGAAGCAGCAAGGGATTGGAGCCAACGGACGCCAAGCCGGACCAGCTCGCAGCACGTACTCTATTCCACAATGCTTCTACTCCGCTGCGGTTTTCCAAGAGCGCAAAGTACTTTGCTTGGATACTCTCTCTGCTCGGCACCATCGCCCTCTCCGGTGTCGTGGTGCGGTACAACACAATAATTCATCCTTTCACCCTCGCCGACAACCGCCACTACATGTTTTACGTCTTCAGGTACACCATCCGTCGAGGGAAGTGGGTACGATACTTGCTCATCGTTCCGTATACCGTCAGCCGCTGCATGATCTGGGGCACCTTGGCAGGGTCGAGCGGGTGGATGGCCGAAGCCTGCAACTCGACCTTGGCGCACCATACTCCATCCAGCGGTCACACACTCCAAGGATCCTGCGGCGACAAGAAGGAGCAGAAAGAGTCCTCGATCCCAAGGGGTTCCGTTGATCAAGGCTTGAAGGAGGAGTTGTCCGTCAGCCCCCTTCAGCACTCGTCCGAGCCGGCATCAACATCCACCGGCCTGATACTGCTTCTCGCCACCGCGCTGTCCTTGGTATCTGCCCCTCTTGTCGAGCCCAGGTACTTTATCGTCCCCTGGGTTATGTGGCGGCTTTTGGTTCCAGCATGGCAACCGCAAGATCAAGGCATTTACCGTAAACTCTCGGAAGCAACCAAGGCCAGTTCGGTACCTGGGAGGCTGGCGGAACAATGCAAGCATCATGATTTGCGGCTCGTTCTTGAGACACTGTGGTTCGTTGCCATCAACTTGGTAACGTGCTACATCTTCGTCGCGAAGCCGTACATTTGGAGGGCCGAGGACTGGACtatcctcgacgacggacgccTGCAGCGATTCATGTGGTAA
- a CDS encoding Mediator of RNA polymerase II transcription subunit 4, with amino-acid sequence MDKYIDNRFERLEKALSNLIDSVTKYHPSIAQAQELKAADDDLTSGLEEVQIHQNNHLRILQLRQSSAALDSQIRETLTSLAATRKDIVTTHTTDYPALPNYAIRYEELLSYARRISKTTLPPAATISAAADVAAATGASPTPDAQTPAPDSQPQSAVTPSAGTPSRLQSPVTNGPSQPQTQQTMTSTNTTLPEGMSQYLNPLSGQLFFPWPLEEKIRSGALASNQILAEQGIDPKGYDPVTEEERKRSEEEERKAKEEQENREREVREKQMREEREKLRLERERQREREQEAWRRASVIGQARSDGTSLARPKAGAGEKKQFQFTNLDDLDDDDDDEEN; translated from the exons ATGGACAAGTATATTGATAATCGTTTCGAGAGGCTGGAGAAAGCGCTCTCGAATCTGATCGACTCTGTCACGAAATATCATCCTTCCATCGCACAAGCGCaggagctcaaggccgccgacgatgacttGACCAGCGGACTCGAGGAAG TTCAAATACATCAAAACAACCACCTTCGCATCCTGCAGCTGCGGCAATCGTCGGCCGCTCTCGACTCTCAAATCCGCGAAACGTTGACGTCCCTTGCCGCGACGCGCAAGGACATCGTCACCACGCACACGACCGACTATCCGGCGCTGCCGAACTATGCCATCAGATACGAAGAACTCCTCAGCTATGCCCGCCGCATCAGCAAGACCACCTTGCCTCCCGCCGCCACCatcagcgccgccgccgacgtcgccgccgcaacGGGCGCGTCTCCCACCCCAGACGCGCAGACGCCCGCCCCGGACTCCCAACCGCAATCTGCCGTGACACCCTCCGCAGGCACGCCCTCGCGGCTGCAGAGCCCCGTAACGAACGGCCCATCGCAGCCGCAGACGCAGCAGAccatgacgtcgacgaaCACGACCCTCCCAGAGGGCATGAGCCAGTACCTCAACCCCCTCTCCGGCCAGCTATTTTTCCCCTGGCCCCTCGAGGAAAAGATCCGCTCCGGCGCGCTGGCATCGAACCAGATCTTGGCGGAGCAGGGCATCGACCCCAAAGGCTACGATCCCGTCACGGAAGAGGAGCGGAAGCGcagcgaggaagaggagcgcAAGGCaaaggaggagcaggagaaCAGGGAACGGGAAGTGCGCGAGAAGCAGATGCGCGAGGAGAGAGAAAAGCTTCGACTGGAGCGGGAACGgcagagggagagggagcagGAAGCGTGGCGACGAGCCAGCGTCATCGGCCAGGCACGGTCCGACGGCACGAGCCTGGCACGGCCCAAGGCTGGCGCGGGGGAG
- a CDS encoding U-box domain-containing protein: MSRSMQLKEDGNRHFLSGDYIGAEGFYSKAILADPKNPILFTNRAMARLKLSLWDSAASDCNTCLVLAPSSMKAHYYLCQAQLGIGDYDAAVENALKAHEICVSTNDRSLAAVTGIVLRCKKKRWEQREKARKREAQDLERELLDLLAARTDEMLVAESGDEVERDTIREEGSRKLALLRDVFERARSRSDQERQVPDWAIDDISFGVMVDPVVTKTGKSYERASIMEHLRRHPTDPLTREPLLASEIRPNLALRQACNEYLEENGWAVDW; encoded by the exons ATGTCTCGGTCCATGCAGCTCAAGGAAGACGGCAATCGCCACTTCCTCTCGGGCGACTATATCGGCGCCGAAGGCTTCTATTCCAAGGC catcctcgccgacccTAAGAACCCCATCCTCTTCACGAACCGCGCCATGGCCCGGCTGAAGCTCAGCTTGTgggactcggccgcctcggactGCAACACCTGCCTCGTCCTGGCCCCGAGCAGCATGAAAGCCCACTACTACCTCTGCCAGGCCCAGCTTGGCATCGGCGACtacgacgcggccgtcgagaacgCGCTCAAGGCCCACGAGATATGCGTCAGCACCAACgaccgctcgctcgccgccgtcaccggcATCGTTCTGCGCTGCAAGAAGAAGCGATGGGAGCAGCGGGAAAAGGCCCGGAAGAGGGAGGCCCAAGACCTCGAACGAGAGCTGCTCGACTTGCTGGCCGCGAGGACGGACgagatgctcgtcgccgagagcGGGGACGAGGTCGAACGGGACACCATCCGGGAGGAGGGCTCCCGCAagctcgccctcctccgaGACGTGTTTGAGCGCGCCCGAAGCCGGTCGGATCAGGAAAGGCAGGTCCCGGACTGGGCCATTGACGACATATCGTTCGGCGTCATGGTTGACCCCGTCGTC ACCAAGACGGGGAAGTCGTACGAACGCGCCTCGATCATGGAGCACCTTCGTCGCCATCCTACCGACCCCCTGACCCGCGAGCCCTTGCTGGCTTCGGAAATTCGACCCAATCTTGCCCTCCGCCAAGCCTGCAACGAGTATCTGGAAGAAAACGGCTGGGCCGTCGACTGGTAG